TTGGGTTCAATTAATTGTAAACCGGGTTGGAATAACTCAGCCCTAATGACCATTGCCATCGCTCCCCCGATGAAAAACATGGTCAAACTAAACCACAGATATAATGTACCGATATCTTTATGATTGGTTGAAAATAACCACCGTTTATACCCATGGGGGGCGCCATGGTGATCTGTTTGTATTTTTATTGCTGGCACATCCAAGATGGTTTGATCAGCATTATCTTTTAATTGTATCTCACTCATTTTTCTATCCCTTGAATTACTGATTGATACTATTTAATGCCGCATCTATTTGTGAGGGTTGTATAATATCACCGGTATTATTACCCCATGCATTGCGTTCGTAAGTGATCACTGCCGCGAGTTCTTTTTTGGTTAGTTGTTTTGCGAATGATGCCATTGCAGTACCGGAAGCGCCTTGAAGAACAACATTGATATGTTTATCTATATCACCCAGTGCGATAGGACTATTCTGTAATGCTGGGAATGCACCTGGAATACCTTGTCCAGCAACTTGGTGACAAGCGGCACAGGTCCGATTATATACCTCTTCTCCGATCTTCATCATGGTCGGCATATCCATGGTTTTCGTTAAACTTTGTTGTTCCGCTTGTAACTGCTGCTTTGCCGTGACCTGCGCTTGGGCTAACCAATCATCAAATGCTGCAGGTTCTAATGCCGTGACCACAATTGGCATAAAGCCATGGTCTTTACCGCATAATTCGGCACATTGGCCTCGGTAAGTTCCGGGTGTGTCTATTTTGGTCCAAGCCTCATTAATAAAGCCGGGGTTCGCGTCTTTTTTCACTGCAAATGCAGGCACCCACCATGAGTGAATGACATCATCAGCCGTGATTAGAAAACGGACCTTTTTATTGATTGGTAATACGAGTGGATTATCCACCTCATTTAGGTAGTGAGGTTGTTTCTCTATTTCGTTGTTGATTTCAGCTTGGCTGGTGGTTGAACGGCTATAGTACTCAAGGTCATGGTCAAAATAACGATAGTGCCACTTCCATTGTGAACCGGTGATTTGAATGGTGATATCAGCTTTAGTGGTATCTTCCATTAAGATTAGCGCTTGTGTTGATGGGATCGCCATACCAATTAAGATAACGATGGGGATCGCAGTCCAAATTATTTCAACTGTTGTACTTTCATGGAATGAGGCCGACACTGCGCCTTTGGATTTTCGATGACTATATAAGGACCAAAACATGACGCCAAACACAATGAAGGCGATGGCTATGCAAATGTACAAAATTGTCATATGTAAACTGTATACGGTATTACTTATCCCTGTGACCCCCTCAGTCATATTTATATTTGACTGCTGAGCAAATAATGGTGTTGAAACTATCCCTAGCATAAATGTGTTTATTATTTTTTTTGGTTTGAATAAGCGCACATAACCTCCCTCAAAATTATCCATAACGATATAGATTAGATAATGAGTGAATTGTGTTAATTCGCTGCTACAGCCCTAAGCATCTAACAATCCACTGTTATTTGCCAAAGTATAGTTACGGAAATGTTAAATGTGTGACTTTGTTTCTCAGATAATGTTGTTTCTATCTTTTTTTATGCCTCAAAGGTGATTACTTCAAATGATTGTTTTAGCGCTGTAATTTGTTTCTGCAATTTAGCAATGTGATTAGAGACTGAGCACGATAGGTCCAGCTTGTCTTGTTCTTTAACGCTGTCTAAGCGCATCACTTTTAGCTTGATGATTTGTGTATCGGTCATGAGATTATCAATATGCTGAATCATTTCTGGATTAGGGTATTTCTCTTTGAGTAATTCTAGCTGATTCGAAAAGTCTAAAAAGATACGTTCAATTTCGATAATAGTCATAGCAACCCCTAAATATTATTGTTGATGATTCAAAGAAAATTAATGTGAACAGCTTAAAAGTTATTATAGTGTAAATTCCAATCTTTAACGTTGAGACCTAAATACGAGCTGTTTGATACCTTGCGGCGATTGCTTTAATTTAAGGTAAGGAGAGAGGTGAGTACTTGGTGATGGAATTGATTAACGCGATAAAGGGATGGCGAGTAATTAACCAAACTCAAGATTGAAAACAATAAATTTCCTGTTTTTCATCTTATTTATCCATAAAAATCATTTTTATTCT
This Moritella sp. 5 DNA region includes the following protein-coding sequences:
- the coxB gene encoding cytochrome c oxidase subunit II, with the protein product MDNFEGGYVRLFKPKKIINTFMLGIVSTPLFAQQSNINMTEGVTGISNTVYSLHMTILYICIAIAFIVFGVMFWSLYSHRKSKGAVSASFHESTTVEIIWTAIPIVILIGMAIPSTQALILMEDTTKADITIQITGSQWKWHYRYFDHDLEYYSRSTTSQAEINNEIEKQPHYLNEVDNPLVLPINKKVRFLITADDVIHSWWVPAFAVKKDANPGFINEAWTKIDTPGTYRGQCAELCGKDHGFMPIVVTALEPAAFDDWLAQAQVTAKQQLQAEQQSLTKTMDMPTMMKIGEEVYNRTCAACHQVAGQGIPGAFPALQNSPIALGDIDKHINVVLQGASGTAMASFAKQLTKKELAAVITYERNAWGNNTGDIIQPSQIDAALNSINQ